In Dasypus novemcinctus isolate mDasNov1 chromosome 10, mDasNov1.1.hap2, whole genome shotgun sequence, one DNA window encodes the following:
- the OLFR67 gene encoding olfactory receptor 52Z1P has product MASSFNNHSDPQDMWYVLTGIPGMEDSHIWISIPICSIYFVAVLGNIFLIFLIVTEKHLHEPMYLFLCMLALADVLLSTATAPKMLAIFWFHSTAISFGSCVSQMFFIHFIFVTESAILLAMAFDRYVAICYPLRYTTILTTSVIEKIGMGAVIRSFCICFPFTFLVYRLKYCGRNIIPHSYCEHMGIARMACDDININIIYGLTVALFSTGLDIVFIITSYTKILHEVFHLPSWAARFKALNTCCSHICVILMFYTPAFFSFFAHRFGGKTIPCQIHILVANFYVVVPPMLNPIIYGVKTKQIQDQIILLFSYISICC; this is encoded by the coding sequence ATGGCTTCTTCTTTTAACAATCACAGTGATCCCCAGGATATGTGGTATGTTCTGACTGGAATCCCAGGAATGGAAGATTCACACATTTGGATCTCTATCCCTATCTGCTCTATTTACTTTGTGGCTGTCTTAGGCAATATCTTTTTGATCTTcctgattgtgactgaaaaacaTCTCCATGAGCCCATGTATCTCTTCCTTTGCATGCTTGCCTTAGCAGATGTCCTGCTTTCCACAGCCACAGCACCCAAGATGCTGGCCATCTTCTGGTTTCATTCCACAGCTATATCCTTTGGTAGCTGTGTATCACAGATGTTTTTCATACATTTCATCTTTGTCACAGAATCGGCCATTCTCTTAGCCATGGCAtttgaccgctatgtggccatctgttaCCCGCTGAGATACACCACAATCCTAACCACTTCAGTCATTGAGAAGATTGGCATGGGAGCTGTGATTAGGAGCTTTTGCATCTGCTTTCCATTCACCTTCCTAGTATACCGACTCAAATATTGTGGAAGAAACATCATTCCTCATTCCTATTGTGAGCACATGGGCATTGCAAGAATGGCATGTGACGATATCAATATCAACATCATTTATGGTCTGACTGTGGCCCTATTTTCTACAGGTCTGGATATAGTATTCATCATTACCTCTTACACAAAAATCCTTCATGAAGTGTTTCACTTACCTTCCTGGGCTGCCAGATTCAAGGCCCTCAACACATGTTGTTCCCACATTTGTGTTATACTCATGTTCTATACTCCagcattcttttcattttttgcccATCGCTTTGGAGGCAAGACCATCCCTTGCCAGATCCACATCTTAGTGGCTAACTTCTATGTGGTGGTACCTCCTATGCTCAACCCCATCATTTATGGGGTGAAGACCAAACAGATTCAAGATCAGATAATTTTGCTGTTCTCTTACATTAGCATATGTtgttaa